In bacterium, one genomic interval encodes:
- a CDS encoding DUF4070 domain-containing protein has translation DSVAVNILIPYPGTEFYKKFEREGRIICTDYTKYTGGTVIVRPKNMTVEQLQAGYNRFTKDYYRMMEIVYRAFKQPNAVATIARLIANVGHRMNCVS, from the coding sequence TCGACAGCGTCGCCGTCAATATTCTCATCCCCTATCCGGGGACCGAATTCTACAAGAAATTTGAGAGGGAGGGCCGGATCATCTGCACCGATTACACGAAGTACACGGGTGGGACGGTGATCGTGAGGCCGAAGAACATGACCGTCGAGCAGCTCCAGGCGGGGTATAACCGGTTCACGAAGGATTATTACCGGATGATGGAGATCGTCTATCGGGCGTTCAAGCAGCCGAACGCCGTGGCCACGATCGCAAGGCTTATCGCCAATGTGGGGCACAGGATGAACTGCGTGTCCTGA